The following coding sequences lie in one Cloeon dipterum chromosome 1, ieCloDipt1.1, whole genome shotgun sequence genomic window:
- the LOC135947440 gene encoding uncharacterized protein LOC135947440, giving the protein MHAALIVFASMAAVVLGLSPSTTPVPILKQINRHNDDGSYSYGYEGADGSFKIETKYTTGEVYGKYGYIDSDGERREIEYGASKRGFEPAGTGINVPPVSVGSSANQVDNSDDYDDGSYREDPRIYNEYEPQYTGNNPNPANRRLAPASTAVFGARPVAAAPAPAPARAVPQQQPVYQQRVYSAPAAPVAAVNPHAGHNPFYGHPATNLNLNTGSYSISYSG; this is encoded by the exons ATGCACGCCGCTCTCATC GTTTTCGCCAGTATGGCGGCTGTGGTGCTCGGCTTGAGCCCCAGCACAACTCCCGTGCCCATCCTGAAGCAGATCAACCGTCACAACGACGACGGATCCTACAGCTACGGCTACGAGGGCGCTGACGGAAGCTTCAAGATCGAGACCAAGTACACAACCGGTGAGGTCTACGGCAAGTACGGATACATCGACAGCGACGGAGAGCGTCGCGAGATTGAGTATGGAGCCAGCAAGCGCGGATTCGAGCCCGCCGGAACTGGCATCAACGTGCCCCCCGTTTCCGTCGGCTCCTCTGCCAACCAG GTTGACAACTCTGACGACTACGACGATGGCTCTTACCGCGAGGACCCCCGCATCTACAACGAGTATGAGCCCCAGTACACTGGCAACAACCCCAATCCTGCCAACCGCCGCCTCGCCCCCGCCTCCACCGCCGTGTTTGGCGCTAGGCCTGTCGCCGCTGCTCCCGCTCCTGCCCCCGCGAGGGCCGTTCCCCAGCAGCAGCCCGTCTACCAGCAGAGGGTGTACTCAGCCCCTGCCGCCCCCGTGGCTGCCGTCAACCCCCATGCTGGACACAACCCCTTCTACGGCCACCCTGCCACCAACCTGAACCTGAACACCGGCTCATACTCCATCTCTTACTCCGGTTGA